One genomic window of Conger conger chromosome 7, fConCon1.1, whole genome shotgun sequence includes the following:
- the LOC133133146 gene encoding non-histone chromosomal protein H6-like isoform X1, whose amino-acid sequence MPKRSRDNNNTEAHEPQRRSQRLKKPALPQTEHKPKKAPAKPRKTKEVEKAQPEEEKKEVPAENGEAKPEEEVSGAEEEAPATEEEPEQKDEEAE is encoded by the exons ATGCCTAAAAGAAGCAGA GACAACAATAACACTGAAGCACATGAG CCCCAAAGGAGATCACAGAGGTTAAAA aAACCTGCTCTCCCTCAAACAGAGCACAAGCCAAAG AAGGCACCTGCAAAACCTAGGAAGACAAAAGAGGTAGAAAAGGCTCAAcctgaggaggagaagaaggaagTCCCTGCTGAGAATGGTGAAGCTAAACCCGAAGAGGAGGTGAGTGGAGCTGAAGAAGAG GCACCAGCAACAGAAGAGGAGCCTGAACAAAAAGACGAGGAGGCTGAATAA
- the LOC133133146 gene encoding non-histone chromosomal protein HMG-14-like isoform X2, translating to MPKRSRDNNNTEAHEPQRRSQRLKKPALPQTEHKPKKAPAKPRKTKEVEKAQPEEEKKEVPAENGEAKPEEEAPATEEEPEQKDEEAE from the exons ATGCCTAAAAGAAGCAGA GACAACAATAACACTGAAGCACATGAG CCCCAAAGGAGATCACAGAGGTTAAAA aAACCTGCTCTCCCTCAAACAGAGCACAAGCCAAAG AAGGCACCTGCAAAACCTAGGAAGACAAAAGAGGTAGAAAAGGCTCAAcctgaggaggagaagaaggaagTCCCTGCTGAGAATGGTGAAGCTAAACCCGAAGAGGAG GCACCAGCAACAGAAGAGGAGCCTGAACAAAAAGACGAGGAGGCTGAATAA